A single region of the Malaclemys terrapin pileata isolate rMalTer1 chromosome 4, rMalTer1.hap1, whole genome shotgun sequence genome encodes:
- the LOC128836169 gene encoding uncharacterized protein LOC128836169, whose translation MAYSLHHHPHPKPPHTSCAVHPPADPRAVHPPADPRAVHPPANLRAIHPPPNPRAVHPPANPRAVHPPPDPRAVHPPAHPRAVHPPANPRAIHPPPNPRAVHPPPNPRAVHPPVNPRAVHPPANPRAVHPPANPRAVHPPANPRPVHPRAIHPRAIHPPPNPRAVHPPADPRAVHPPADPRAVHPPAHPRAVHPPADPRAVHPPAHPRAVLPPAHPRAIHPPPNPRAVHPPANPRAVHPPVNPRAVHPPANPRPVHPPANPRPVHPPANPRPVHPRAIHPRDIHLPPNPRAVHPPANPRAVHPPANPRAVHPPANPRAVHPPANPRAVHPPANPRAVHPRAIHPRAVHPPANHRAVHPPANPRAVHPPPNPRAVHPPANPRAVHPRAIHPRAVHPPANPRAVHPPAHPRAVHPPPNPRAVHPPANPRAVHPPANPRDVHPPPNPRAVHPPANPCDIHPPPNPRAVHPPANPRDIPPLPPLTAYTHRHHHPWHTALAPTACGIHPAHPQDTAPPPLAEYTPHYHHPWHTPLPAADTPHPHPHPHQTPTPCQTHHHRQ comes from the coding sequence ATGGCATACAGCCTCCACCATCACCCGCATCCTAAACCCCCCCACACTTCCTGCGCCGTCCACCCGCCCGCCGACCCCCGCGCCGTCCACCCGCCCGCCGACCCCCGCGCCGTCCACCCGCCCGCCAACCTCCGCGCCATACAcccgccccccaacccccgcgCCGTCCACCCGCCCGCCAACCCCCGCGCCGTCCACCCGCCCCCCGACCCCCGCGCCGTCCACCCGCCCGCCCACCCCCGCGCCGTCCACCCGCCCGCCAACCCCCGCGCCATACAcccgccccccaacccccgcgCCGTCCAcccgccccccaacccccgcgCCGTCCACCCGCCCGTCAACCCCCGCGCCGTCCACCCGCCCGCCAACCCCCGCGCCGTACACCCGCCCGCCAACCCCCGCGCCGTACACCCGCCCGCCAACCCCCGCCCCGTACACCCCCGCGCCATCCACCCCCGCGCCATACAcccgccccccaacccccgcgCCGTCCACCCGCCCGCCGACCCCCGCGCCGTCCACCCGCCCGCCGACCCCCGCGCCGTCCACCCGCCCGCCCACCCCCGCGCCGTCCACCCGCCCGCCGACCCCCGCGCCGTCCACCCGCCCGCCCACCCCCGCGCCGTCCTCCCGCCCGCCCACCCCCGCGCCATACAcccgccccccaacccccgtGCCGTCCACCCGCCCGCCAACCCCCGCGCCGTCCACCCGCCCGTCAACCCCCGCGCCGTCCACCCGCCCGCCAACCCCCGCCCTGTACACCCGCCCGCCAACCCCCGCCCCGTACACCCGCCCGCCAACCCCCGCCCCGTACACCCCCGCGCCATCCACCCCCGCGACATacacctgccccccaacccccgcgcCGTCCACCCGCCCGCCAACCCCCGCGCTGTACACCCGCCCGCCAACCCCCGCGCCGTCCACCCGCCCGCCAACCCCCGCGCCGTCCACCCGCCCGCCAATCCCCGCGCCGTACACCCGCCCGCCAACCCCCGCGCCGTACACCCCCGCGCCATCCACCCCCGCGCCGTCCACCCGCCCGCCAACCACCGCGCCGTCCACCCGCCCGCCAACCCCCGCGCCGTACAcccgccccccaacccccgcgCCGTACACCCGCCCGCCAACCCCCGCGCCGTACACCCCCGCGCCATCCACCCCCGCGCCGTCCACCCGCCCGCCAACCCCCGCGCCGTCCACCCGCCCGCCCACCCCCGCGCCGTCCAcccgccccccaacccccgcgCCGTCCACCCACCCGCCAACCCCCGCGCCGTCCACCCGCCCGCCAACCCCCGCGACGTACAcccgccccccaacccccgcgCCGTCCACCCACCCGCCAACCCCTGCGACATACAcccgccccccaacccccgcgCTGTCCACCCCCCCGCCAACCCCCGCGACATACCACCTCTACCACCCCTCACGGCATACACCCACCGCCACCATCACCCGTGGCATACAGCCCTCGCACCCACCGCCTGCGGCATACACCCCGCTCACCCGCAGGatacagcccccccacccctcgcagAATACACTCCCCACTACCATCACCCATGGCATACCCCCCTGCCTGCGGCAGACACACCCCACCCTCACCCGCACCCACATCAGACCCCCACCCCGTGTCAGACACACCACCACCGGCAGTAA